A DNA window from Motilibacter rhizosphaerae contains the following coding sequences:
- a CDS encoding Gfo/Idh/MocA family protein, translated as MTFRRVPSSPSDPLRVVVVGAGAMGRGWLRTVLADDGVALAGVVDLDVAAARAGVADVGQPDLPVGTDLLALAARTGAQAVVDVTVPGAHHAVTTQALRGGLPVLGEKPAAETVARTLSLAAAAELTGELFMVSQNRRWNPHLAALRAARAALGEVVLLRTDFYRAPRFGGFREQMRHPLLVDMAIHAFDSARWVTGDEPVAVTCTSWNPAGSWYAGDACAAATFELAGGGRYAYTGSWCSPGRETSWNGEWELRGTLGSASWDGESAPVVSDGVEVRAAEPLPGSDLAGSLRTFVEALRTGVAPSGEVHENVLSLAMVEAAVLSADRGERLLLDDVLDEAHATAVGEEGDPEVREVLRSWTSARSALAL; from the coding sequence GTGACCTTCCGCCGCGTCCCGTCCTCGCCCTCCGACCCGCTGCGGGTCGTCGTCGTCGGTGCCGGCGCCATGGGCCGGGGGTGGTTGCGGACGGTCCTCGCCGACGACGGCGTCGCGCTCGCGGGCGTGGTCGACCTCGACGTCGCAGCCGCGCGCGCTGGGGTCGCCGACGTGGGGCAGCCGGACCTGCCCGTCGGCACCGACCTGCTCGCGCTCGCGGCGCGGACCGGGGCGCAGGCGGTCGTCGACGTGACGGTCCCGGGCGCCCACCACGCGGTCACGACGCAGGCCCTGCGCGGTGGCCTCCCGGTGCTCGGCGAGAAGCCCGCGGCGGAGACCGTGGCCCGTACCCTCTCGCTGGCCGCGGCCGCGGAGCTGACCGGCGAGCTGTTCATGGTGAGCCAGAACCGCCGGTGGAACCCCCACCTCGCCGCGCTGCGGGCGGCGCGCGCGGCCCTGGGCGAGGTCGTGCTCCTGCGGACCGACTTCTACCGCGCGCCGCGCTTCGGCGGCTTCCGCGAGCAGATGCGCCACCCGCTCCTCGTCGACATGGCGATCCACGCCTTCGACTCGGCCCGCTGGGTCACCGGCGACGAGCCCGTGGCCGTCACGTGCACGTCCTGGAACCCCGCTGGCAGCTGGTACGCGGGGGACGCCTGCGCGGCCGCGACGTTCGAGCTGGCCGGGGGCGGGCGCTACGCGTACACCGGCAGCTGGTGCAGCCCCGGCAGGGAGACCTCCTGGAACGGCGAGTGGGAGCTGCGCGGCACGCTGGGCAGCGCCTCCTGGGACGGCGAGTCCGCCCCGGTGGTCAGCGACGGCGTGGAGGTGCGCGCCGCCGAGCCGCTCCCCGGAAGCGACCTGGCCGGCTCCCTGCGGACCTTCGTCGAGGCCCTGCGCACGGGCGTGGCCCCCTCGGGCGAGGTGCACGAGAACGTGCTGAGCCTCGCGATGGTCGAGGCCGCGGTGCTGTCCGCCGACCGCGGGGAGCGGCTGCTCCTGGACGACGTGCTGGACGAGGCGCACGCGACCGCGGTGGGCGAGGAGGGCGACCCCGAGGTCCGGGAGGTCCTCCGCTCGTGGACCTCGGCACGGAGCGCGCTCGCGCTCTGA
- a CDS encoding ThuA domain-containing protein produces MAQPVRVLVWGENRHEQTEDHVRAIYPDGMHEAVAAGIRENLGDGCTVRTATLDDPEHGLTEEVLRETDVLTWWGHQAHDEVADAVVERVHEHVLSGMGLVVLHSGHWSKLFQRLMGTSCRLRWRNEHDRELVWTVDPTHPIAAGVPHPLVIDEDEMYGEFFDIPAPDELVFISSFSGGEVFRSGCTFKRGHGRIFYFRPGDQDYPTYHHPGVRKVIANGVAWARSDRQERSYPEIRRYATGELVAEP; encoded by the coding sequence ATGGCGCAGCCCGTCCGCGTCCTGGTGTGGGGCGAGAACCGCCACGAGCAGACCGAGGACCACGTCCGCGCGATCTACCCGGACGGCATGCACGAGGCCGTCGCCGCCGGCATCCGGGAGAACCTCGGCGACGGCTGCACCGTCCGCACCGCCACCCTCGACGACCCGGAGCACGGGCTGACCGAGGAGGTCCTCCGCGAGACCGACGTGCTGACCTGGTGGGGCCACCAGGCCCACGACGAGGTCGCGGACGCCGTCGTCGAGCGGGTCCACGAGCACGTGCTGTCCGGCATGGGCCTCGTCGTCCTCCACAGCGGGCACTGGTCGAAGCTCTTCCAGCGCCTCATGGGGACCTCGTGCCGGCTGCGCTGGCGCAACGAGCACGACCGCGAGCTCGTCTGGACGGTCGACCCGACCCACCCGATCGCCGCGGGTGTCCCGCACCCGCTCGTCATCGACGAGGACGAGATGTACGGCGAGTTCTTCGACATCCCCGCCCCCGACGAGCTGGTCTTCATCAGCTCGTTCTCGGGCGGCGAGGTCTTCCGCAGCGGCTGCACCTTCAAGCGCGGCCACGGCCGCATCTTCTACTTCCGGCCGGGCGACCAGGACTACCCGACCTACCATCACCCCGGTGTGCGCAAGGTGATCGCCAACGGGGTGGCCTGGGCGCGCTCCGACCGCCAGGAGCGCAGCTACCCGGAGATCCGCCGGTACGCGACCGGCGAGCTCGTCGCCGAGCCGTGA
- a CDS encoding aminotransferase class V-fold PLP-dependent enzyme yields MPLDVAALRAETPGCATVTHLNNAGASLAPQPVLDAVVGHLHREATIGGYEAAEEAADRLAGTYASVAALLGATADEVALTDSCTRGYQLALGALDVRPGARVLTARSEYPDGLDALRALCARTGARLEVVEDDATGAVDLEALERSLDTDVALVALTWVPTSGGLVNPAAEVGRLTREAGAAYVVDACQAVGQLPVDVRELGCDALVGTGRKWLRAPRGTGFLFVRRDSSGSQARDAELWERSAALQLGLAAAADYALALDVRETWARVAALGEQLRIRLTELPGVQVHDKGEVRGGIVTFSVTGLAAGEVRLRLREDGINTSVVHSATSELDLQHRGLPDLVRASVHYYNDVDELDRLVAAVAQCAN; encoded by the coding sequence GTGCCGCTCGACGTCGCCGCGCTGCGCGCAGAGACCCCCGGGTGCGCGACCGTCACCCATCTCAACAACGCCGGCGCGTCGCTGGCGCCCCAGCCCGTGCTCGACGCCGTCGTCGGGCACCTCCACCGCGAGGCGACGATCGGCGGGTACGAGGCGGCCGAGGAGGCCGCGGACCGCCTCGCCGGCACGTACGCATCGGTGGCCGCCCTGCTGGGCGCGACGGCGGACGAGGTGGCGCTGACCGACAGCTGCACCAGGGGCTACCAGCTGGCGCTCGGCGCGCTGGACGTGCGGCCCGGCGCGCGGGTGCTGACGGCGCGCTCGGAGTACCCCGACGGGCTCGATGCCCTGCGGGCGCTGTGCGCGCGGACCGGCGCGCGGCTCGAGGTGGTGGAGGACGACGCGACCGGCGCCGTGGACCTGGAGGCGCTCGAGCGCTCCCTCGACACCGACGTGGCCCTCGTCGCGCTCACCTGGGTGCCGACGTCCGGCGGCCTGGTCAACCCGGCGGCGGAGGTCGGGCGGCTGACCCGCGAGGCAGGGGCGGCGTACGTCGTCGACGCGTGCCAGGCGGTCGGCCAGCTGCCGGTCGACGTGCGCGAGCTGGGCTGCGACGCGCTCGTCGGCACGGGCCGCAAGTGGCTGCGGGCCCCGCGGGGGACGGGATTCCTCTTCGTGCGCAGGGACTCCTCTGGGTCCCAAGCCCGCGACGCCGAGCTCTGGGAGCGCAGCGCCGCCCTGCAGCTCGGACTCGCCGCCGCCGCGGACTACGCGCTGGCGCTCGACGTCCGCGAGACCTGGGCGCGGGTCGCGGCGCTGGGCGAGCAGCTGAGGATCCGGCTCACCGAGCTGCCCGGCGTGCAGGTCCATGACAAGGGCGAGGTGCGCGGCGGCATCGTCACCTTCTCGGTCACCGGACTCGCGGCCGGCGAGGTGCGCCTGCGGCTGCGGGAGGACGGCATCAACACCAGCGTCGTGCACTCCGCGACCTCGGAGCTCGACCTGCAGCACCGCGGACTCCCCGACCTCGTGCGCGCCTCGGTGCACTACTACAACGACGTCGACGAGCTCGATCGTCTGGTGGCGGCCGTGGCGCAGTGCGCGAACTGA
- a CDS encoding Gfo/Idh/MocA family protein produces the protein MGEPLRVGIIGCGVISAQYLETFDRLAAVRLTAVADLDVARAQAVAATREGVFAGSVEELLARDDVDLVVNLTLPAAHAEVASAILASGKAVYGEKPLAASTFEARGVLDEAAARGLAVACAPDTVLGTGIQTARKALDDGLLGAPISATATMVTPGHERWHPHPDFYYQPGGGPLLDMGPYYVTALVTLLGPVESVVGSASRTRSTRTIGSGPRAGEQVDVTTDTHVTGILRHSSGVLSTLVMSFDAVATSAANIEVHGETGSMQVPDPNRFSGDVRLKRLGADDWEVLPVSAGYVDAGRGYAVADLALEPGEEPRASGTLAYHVLDVMESLLRSAQSGRSEQVASTVERPRAVPLQELERRD, from the coding sequence GTGGGCGAGCCGTTGAGGGTCGGGATCATCGGCTGCGGCGTCATCTCGGCGCAGTACCTCGAGACGTTCGACCGCCTCGCCGCGGTGCGGCTGACCGCGGTCGCCGACCTCGACGTCGCCCGGGCGCAGGCCGTCGCCGCGACGCGCGAGGGGGTCTTCGCCGGCAGCGTCGAGGAGCTGCTCGCGCGCGACGACGTCGACCTCGTCGTCAACCTCACGCTCCCGGCGGCGCACGCCGAGGTCGCCTCGGCGATCCTGGCGTCGGGCAAGGCGGTCTACGGCGAGAAGCCCCTCGCCGCGAGCACGTTCGAGGCGCGCGGTGTCCTGGACGAGGCTGCGGCGCGCGGGCTCGCCGTTGCGTGCGCGCCGGACACCGTGCTGGGCACGGGGATCCAGACGGCGCGCAAGGCCCTCGACGACGGGCTGCTCGGCGCGCCGATCTCGGCCACGGCCACGATGGTGACGCCGGGGCACGAGCGCTGGCACCCGCACCCGGACTTCTACTACCAGCCGGGCGGCGGTCCGCTGCTCGACATGGGCCCGTACTACGTCACGGCGCTGGTGACCCTGCTCGGGCCGGTCGAGTCGGTCGTCGGCTCGGCGAGCCGCACCCGGTCCACGCGCACCATCGGCTCGGGCCCGCGGGCGGGGGAGCAGGTGGACGTGACGACGGACACGCACGTCACGGGGATCCTGCGGCACAGCAGCGGCGTGCTCTCCACGCTGGTGATGAGCTTCGACGCGGTGGCCACGTCGGCGGCCAACATCGAGGTGCACGGGGAGACCGGGTCGATGCAGGTCCCGGACCCCAACCGGTTCAGCGGCGACGTCCGGCTCAAGCGGCTCGGCGCGGACGACTGGGAGGTGCTGCCCGTCAGCGCGGGCTACGTCGACGCCGGGCGCGGGTACGCCGTGGCCGACCTCGCCCTCGAGCCCGGCGAGGAGCCGCGGGCGAGCGGCACCCTCGCGTACCACGTCCTGGACGTCATGGAGTCGCTGCTGCGCTCCGCGCAGAGCGGGCGCAGCGAGCAGGTCGCGAGCACGGTGGAGCGGCCGCGCGCGGTACCGCTGCAGGAGCTCGAGCGCCGGGACTGA
- a CDS encoding ThuA domain-containing protein, which yields MTRTRSALVVRGGWEGHSPVEATELFIPHLREEGFEVRVEESPVVYADEAVMRDTDLVVQCMTMTTIEKAELEGLRAAVAAGTGFAGWHGGIADSYRNSSDYLHLVGGQFACHPPKAPEERKGDASDNFLRYTVEMLPEAQDHPVTKGLADFELTTEQYWVLADSYCDVLATTTLAARPWDPWHRPVVSPAIWTRQWGEGKIFVATPGHDLETLRDPNVTTIVERGLLWASR from the coding sequence ATGACGCGTACGCGCAGCGCCCTGGTCGTCCGAGGAGGCTGGGAGGGCCATTCGCCCGTCGAGGCCACCGAGCTGTTCATCCCGCACCTGCGGGAGGAGGGGTTCGAGGTCCGCGTCGAGGAGTCGCCGGTGGTCTACGCGGACGAGGCCGTGATGCGGGACACCGACCTCGTCGTCCAGTGCATGACGATGACGACGATCGAGAAGGCCGAGCTCGAGGGGCTGCGCGCCGCGGTGGCGGCCGGCACCGGCTTCGCCGGGTGGCACGGCGGCATCGCCGACTCCTACCGGAACAGCTCGGACTACCTCCACCTCGTGGGCGGCCAGTTCGCCTGCCACCCGCCCAAGGCGCCCGAGGAGCGCAAGGGCGACGCGAGCGACAACTTCCTGCGCTACACGGTGGAGATGCTCCCCGAGGCGCAGGACCACCCCGTCACCAAGGGGCTCGCGGACTTCGAGCTGACGACCGAGCAGTACTGGGTGCTCGCCGACTCCTACTGCGACGTGCTCGCGACGACGACGCTCGCGGCGCGCCCGTGGGACCCCTGGCACCGGCCGGTCGTGTCGCCCGCGATCTGGACGCGGCAGTGGGGCGAGGGGAAGATCTTCGTCGCGACGCCCGGGCACGACCTGGAGACGCTGCGCGACCCCAACGTCACGACGATCGTGGAGCGGGGGCTGCTGTGGGCGAGCCGTTGA
- a CDS encoding YciI family protein, whose product MAYFLLEYTYPADVAERRAPYREDHLALIRAATERGELVLAGAAGDPIDRGVLVWDVADTGPIEHFVTSDPYVSAGIVLAHRIVPWAVVDGTAFGR is encoded by the coding sequence ATGGCCTACTTCCTGCTCGAGTACACCTACCCCGCCGACGTCGCCGAGCGGCGGGCGCCGTACCGCGAGGACCACCTCGCGCTCATCCGCGCCGCCACCGAGCGCGGCGAGCTGGTGCTGGCCGGCGCGGCCGGTGACCCCATCGATCGCGGGGTCCTCGTCTGGGACGTGGCGGACACCGGCCCCATCGAGCACTTCGTGACCTCCGACCCGTACGTCTCGGCGGGGATCGTGCTCGCGCACCGCATCGTGCCGTGGGCCGTCGTGGACGGGACGGCGTTCGGCCGCTGA
- a CDS encoding cation:proton antiporter domain-containing protein → MSDTSHFAGQVALVALAGLAAVYANRLTERLRIPAPLLLLLGAALCSTLLPGVSAPALTTVEHVVTVALVLVLFDGGMHIGVRRFRAAAGPIAVVGVLGTFLTTAGAALLLHTAFGLSAYASLLVATAVAPTDPAVVFSVLGQREVEGRSGTILEGESGANDPVGIALMASLLSAGGVSSGALGSVAGEFVLQMLVGAAVGVVGGRLLLLTARRIPLPSEALYPLRTALVAFVLFGAASLAHGSGFLAVFVAGILFGDVHAPYKREVERFHSALASLGEIVAFVLLGLTVDLGRLLRAEVLVPGVVLAAVLAVVVRPLCAGVCLLPARLRPNELAFVLFAGLKGAVPILLAEMLRAADVPQADRLFDIVVVVVVLSVLVQGGLVPAATRLLRLPVRTSEPEPWALGVRLRDEPRGVHRVRVEEGSSADGATIDELGDRLDDAWVSIVVRESALVPVRGGTRLQPGDEVVVLAPDEEAGSVETVFAPRSTA, encoded by the coding sequence TTGTCGGACACCTCCCACTTCGCCGGTCAGGTCGCCCTGGTCGCCCTGGCCGGGCTGGCGGCCGTCTACGCCAACCGGCTCACCGAGCGGCTGCGCATCCCCGCCCCGCTGCTCCTGCTGCTCGGCGCGGCCCTCTGCTCGACCCTGCTGCCGGGCGTCTCGGCCCCGGCCCTGACGACGGTCGAGCACGTCGTCACCGTGGCGCTGGTGCTGGTCCTCTTCGACGGCGGCATGCACATCGGCGTACGCCGCTTCCGGGCAGCAGCGGGGCCCATCGCGGTGGTCGGCGTGCTCGGGACGTTCCTCACCACCGCGGGGGCCGCGCTGCTGCTGCACACGGCGTTCGGGCTCTCGGCGTACGCCTCGCTGCTCGTCGCCACCGCTGTCGCGCCCACCGACCCCGCCGTGGTCTTCTCCGTGCTCGGGCAGCGCGAGGTCGAGGGGCGCAGCGGCACGATCCTCGAGGGCGAGTCCGGTGCCAACGACCCGGTCGGCATCGCGCTGATGGCGAGCCTGCTGTCGGCGGGCGGGGTGTCGAGCGGCGCCCTGGGTTCCGTCGCCGGCGAGTTCGTGCTGCAGATGCTCGTGGGCGCCGCCGTCGGGGTCGTCGGCGGCCGCCTCCTCCTGCTGACCGCCCGGCGCATCCCGCTGCCCAGCGAGGCGCTCTACCCGCTGCGCACCGCCCTGGTCGCGTTCGTGCTGTTCGGCGCGGCGAGCCTCGCCCACGGCAGCGGCTTCCTGGCGGTGTTCGTCGCGGGGATCCTCTTCGGCGACGTGCACGCCCCGTACAAGAGGGAGGTCGAGCGCTTCCACTCGGCGCTCGCCAGCCTCGGGGAGATCGTCGCCTTCGTCCTGCTGGGGCTGACGGTGGACCTCGGCCGTCTCCTGCGCGCCGAGGTGCTCGTCCCCGGGGTGGTGCTCGCCGCCGTGCTCGCCGTCGTCGTGCGCCCGCTCTGCGCCGGGGTCTGCCTCCTGCCCGCGCGGCTGCGGCCCAACGAGCTCGCCTTCGTGCTGTTCGCCGGGCTCAAGGGCGCCGTCCCGATCCTGCTGGCCGAGATGCTGCGCGCCGCGGACGTGCCGCAGGCCGACCGGCTCTTCGACATCGTGGTCGTCGTGGTGGTGCTCTCCGTGCTCGTGCAGGGCGGTCTCGTGCCTGCGGCCACGCGGCTCCTCCGGCTGCCGGTCCGCACGAGCGAGCCGGAGCCCTGGGCCCTCGGGGTCCGGCTCCGTGACGAGCCGCGTGGTGTGCACCGGGTGCGCGTGGAGGAGGGGTCGTCCGCCGACGGCGCGACCATCGACGAGCTCGGCGACCGCCTGGACGACGCGTGGGTGAGCATCGTCGTGCGCGAGAGCGCGCTCGTCCCGGTGCGCGGCGGCACGCGCCTGCAGCCGGGGGACGAGGTGGTGGTGCTGGCACCGGACGAGGAGGCCGGCAGCGTCGAGACCGTCTTCGCCCCCCGGTCCACGGCGTGA
- a CDS encoding cellulose binding domain-containing protein codes for MSTLLATVGSVGLGATPAMAATAATQSAPTVCTAAYTVTGSWVGRHPGFTAQLRVANVGLPTLQGWSVVFTLPTSTQTVQKLWGGTAQQAGGKVTVSPASYDGTLYAHRALTLGYLGTGSGLSAIPSSVTLNGSNCPVTVHWKGLQSPAAILEGALHAQAAAGAVWGTTLTDLQHRIDQMKVDESKPRSQAQEKAHLASFITTLQAKKAKKEASPDALASLIALAQALYASL; via the coding sequence GTGAGCACCCTCCTCGCGACCGTCGGCTCCGTGGGGCTCGGTGCCACTCCGGCGATGGCCGCGACGGCAGCGACCCAGTCGGCCCCGACGGTCTGCACCGCCGCGTACACCGTCACCGGCTCGTGGGTCGGCCGCCACCCCGGCTTCACCGCGCAGCTGCGCGTCGCCAACGTCGGCCTGCCGACGCTGCAGGGCTGGTCCGTCGTCTTCACCCTCCCCACGAGCACGCAGACCGTGCAGAAGCTCTGGGGCGGCACGGCGCAGCAGGCGGGCGGGAAGGTCACCGTCTCCCCCGCCTCCTACGACGGCACGCTCTACGCGCACCGCGCCCTGACGCTCGGCTACCTCGGCACCGGCAGCGGGCTCAGCGCGATCCCGTCCTCCGTGACGCTGAACGGCTCGAACTGCCCCGTCACCGTGCACTGGAAGGGCCTGCAGAGCCCCGCCGCGATCCTCGAGGGCGCCCTCCACGCGCAGGCCGCCGCCGGCGCCGTCTGGGGCACCACGCTGACGGACCTGCAGCACCGCATCGACCAGATGAAGGTCGACGAGTCGAAGCCGCGCAGCCAGGCGCAGGAGAAGGCGCACCTCGCGTCCTTCATCACCACGCTGCAGGCGAAGAAGGCGAAGAAGGAGGCCTCGCCCGACGCGCTGGCCTCCCTCATCGCGCTGGCGCAGGCGCTCTACGCGAGCCTCTAG
- a CDS encoding GNAT family N-acetyltransferase: MRELTVPQDILAAVHGEPMLAWAAQGGLRGARVWVHGDAVAAAAPQISRRDRIVARGSLEHVAHLVCEVLRERGPSYRLFGPVEQVEAVAALLDMPVLGRFSWFDTRTPPPPQPGEDAVVPVGDEEVSALLAEAAPGSWAAPGVPGVQRWLGIRDAGVAVSVACEAWSAPTVGFVAGVGTAVDHRGRGLARAVCAVLVRELVEQRG, encoded by the coding sequence GTGCGCGAACTGACTGTCCCGCAGGACATCCTCGCTGCGGTGCACGGCGAGCCGATGCTCGCGTGGGCGGCCCAGGGCGGGCTGCGCGGTGCGCGCGTCTGGGTGCACGGGGACGCCGTTGCCGCTGCTGCGCCGCAGATCTCGCGTCGCGACCGGATCGTGGCGCGGGGCTCCCTGGAGCACGTCGCCCACCTGGTGTGCGAGGTCCTGCGGGAGCGCGGCCCGTCGTACCGGCTCTTCGGTCCGGTCGAGCAGGTGGAGGCCGTGGCCGCCCTGCTGGACATGCCGGTGCTGGGGAGGTTCTCGTGGTTCGACACGCGTACGCCCCCGCCGCCGCAGCCGGGCGAGGACGCGGTCGTGCCGGTGGGCGACGAGGAGGTCTCTGCACTGCTCGCTGAGGCGGCACCGGGGTCGTGGGCGGCGCCCGGAGTGCCAGGAGTGCAGCGCTGGCTGGGCATCCGGGACGCCGGAGTGGCCGTGAGCGTCGCCTGCGAGGCGTGGTCAGCGCCGACGGTGGGCTTCGTCGCCGGGGTCGGGACGGCGGTCGACCACCGCGGGCGAGGGCTGGCGCGCGCGGTCTGCGCGGTGCTCGTGCGCGAGCTGGTGGAGCAGCGCGGGTAA